ATGCCGCTGGTGGGGAAAAACGCAACCACTAAGGTTGTGGGAATGAGAGTGCGATTGACCCGGATCAAATTGGGCCGGGGGCTAAGGCGTCGTAGGGAGCGCCAGGCTTTCGAGGGAGCGTGTGGCGATGCGATTGCGACCGGCACCCTTCGCCTCGTAGAGCGCCTCGTCGGCCAGTCGCAGCAGGGCATCCAGGTCTTCCGGCTTGCGACTACCTGCCGGACAGGTTGCCACGCCGATGGTGGTGCTCATCGTAAAGGGGCCGCTCTTGTCGGGTACCGGGGTGGAACTGACCGTCTCGCGCAGTCGTTCGGCGGTGTGGATGGCCGTCGGGGGATCGCATTCAGGCAATAGGATCACGAACTCATCGCCGCCGAAGCGGGCGATGATATCGGTGCGGCGCAGGCTCAGTTGGCAGACGGCCACCAGGTGACAAAGGGCAGCGTCGCCGGCGACGTGGCCATGGGAATCGTTGATCTCCTTGAAGTGATCGATATCCATCACCAGCAACGCCAGGGGCGAATGAGTGCGCTGCACCCGATAGATCTCCCGCTCCGCCAGCTGAATGAAGTGACGGCGGTTGGCGGCACCGGTGAGTGAATCGGTAGCGGCCATCTGTTCCATGCGCGCCAGGGACTCGTTCAGCCGATCATCGCTCTCGACCAGTCGGCGACCCACCAGCAGGCGGGCACGCAACTCTCCGGGATTGGCGGGCTTGGTCTGGAAATCATGGGCACCCTGTTCGAGGGCATGGACCAGCGCCTGCTCATCGGTTTTGCTGGTGAGCAGGATGGTATAGATGAGCGGTGCA
This genomic window from Pseudomonadota bacterium contains:
- a CDS encoding diguanylate cyclase gives rise to the protein MEPGTTTITAQGVNEATQETGTAGSLRILIADDERVSRTLMMRVVESWGYQAVEAESGDTAWAILSAPNPPRIAIIDWMMPGIDGVEICRRLHNRTDAPLIYTILLTSKTDEQALVHALEQGAHDFQTKPANPGELRARLLVGRRLVESDDRLNESLARMEQMAATDSLTGAANRRHFIQLAEREIYRVQRTHSPLALLVMDIDHFKEINDSHGHVAGDAALCHLVAVCQLSLRRTDIIARFGGDEFVILLPECDPPTAIHTAERLRETVSSTPVPDKSGPFTMSTTIGVATCPAGSRKPEDLDALLRLADEALYEAKGAGRNRIATRSLESLALPTTP